Within Acinetobacter sp. LoGeW2-3, the genomic segment TGGTAGCTTGCCAACCCGACCAAGTCTGGAATTTCAGTTGGCCCATGCTCAAGCCAAGGATGCAGTGCTTAAGCCACTCGATACAGAGCAACTTAAAGAAAATTTAGGCAAGATTGACCTGCCCATCCTGGAAATTGAAAGTCAGGCGGTGGACAAGGATCTGTATCTGAAACGTCCTGATTTAGGACGTATCCTGTCCGCTGAATCTAGAACGATGTTGCAGCAATATCGGGCTGAATATCAGAACAATTGGGATGTCGTGATTGTCGCTGGAGATGGACTGTCTGCACGTGCCATTGAGGAGAATACCCCACATTTTATTCCTGCATTGATCGAGGCTTGCAAAGCACAGGGCTGGAGCATCGCACCTTTAATAATTGCCCGCGGTAGCCGTGTCGCACTGGGGGATGAAGTCGCAGAAATCTTAAAAGCCAAAATGCTGGTCATGCTGATTGGGGAACGGCCTGGACTAAGCTCACCCGACAGCATGGGAATTTACTACACTTATAATGCTTTTAAAGGCTGTCATGATGCACTCAGGAACTGCATTTCAAATGTTCGTCCAGCAGGCTTGTCCTATCCTTTGGCGATTCAGCGGCTGGTCGCGCTGATGCAGAAATCCTGCGTATTGCAGCTTTCAGGCGTACAGCTGAAAGATGAACATGAAACCCCAGCTGAAGTTCAACATGAACCCAGCAAAAGATTATTTTAGATAATAAATAGCGTAGAAATTTCTGCGCTGTTACAGACTTACACGCCGTCACCATCTCACTTATTTTTGTCACACAAGTTAAAAAATCAACTTGTTATGATGAAATCCACACATGAATAAAAAACAGTGAGGATGGTTATGGCTAATGATTTCAAAAAAACACCACCTTCAGGCTATGATGAAGATACACGGGTGAAAAAAAGAATTCCTGTCTATATTTTGATTTTAGTAGGTATTTTCCTATTGGCACTACTGCTTTATATGTTTGCTGATATTAATCCTTCGCCAAAAGAAGCACCACCGGATCATCCAAATCCACAAGCTGAGCCAGCGACCATGAACAATACGACCCCAGCTCAGTCAGAGGAAGGGCGTAGTCAGGATCTGGATCAACCTGCCAACTTAAGTGGTGTCACCGGTACCACTGAAGCCACCGCAGAAGGTACAGCGGGAGGCATGGACGTTGGTATAGCGACTGATTCGGAAGGAACCAGTCAAGGCGGAGCTGCTGGTCAGTAAGCACCCTCTTAAAAGGCCCTGGTTAAGAATCAGGGCTTTTTTGCAATCTAATGTGCGGATTTGTTGTAGTTGTGCATTTCTCAATTGAATAAGAAAAGCTCAAATTCTAATGTGAATAGTGCATAACAAACGGCTTTACAACTTTCCAAATAAGAAGTCTGTAAATACTTATAAATAAAGTAAAACCATAGAGGGCATGACAACATGAATGAATATATGAGAGGCCCAGGCGGTTATGATGCCATGTACTATTGGGAGCAGTTCCATCCCATATTAAGTGCAGTGGCGATCCTGCTAATAGGCTGGGTCATTGCATTACTGGTCTCTGCAGGCGTAAAAAAAGTTCTGCAAAAACTCGGAACCAATGAACGGCTTAGCCATGCGACTGGCCATCGTTCCAATATTGAAAATATCATTACGCGAATTGTCTTCTGGTTAATCCTGATTATGGCAGTCATTGGTGCACTGAATGTGCTGAATCTCACCAATGTCAGCGGACCGTTCAGTAACATGATTCAGCGCTTCCTGTTGTTTATCCCTCAATTGCTTGCCGCGATTGCAGTCGGATTCATTGGTTGGATTGTCGCCAATCTGGTCAAGGTTGGGCTGCAAAAGCTGCTTGATCGCACGCAACTGGATGAAAAACTCAGTTCAGAAATCGGTGTAAAACCACTCAGCGAAAATATCAGTGAAATTATTTACTGGCTGATTCTACTGTTATTCCTGCCAATCGTGCTCTCGATCCTTGGTTTAAGCGGTCTGCTTTATCCAGTTCAGAACATGGTGAATGATGTTGTCGGTTATCTGCCAAATATCTTCATTGCAGGCGTGATCATTTTTGTCGGTTATATTCTGGCAAAAATCGTTCGTGGCATTGTAGAAGGTTTACTGCGTAGTCTGAATGTGCAGCAACAGGCAGAGAAGGTCGGCATCTTCAAGAACTCGAATGTTCCTCAGGTGATCGGTTCCTTCATCTTTGCTGTAGTTATCATTACAGCGTTGATCATTGCCTTTGAAGCACTCGGAATTGAGGCGATTTCACAGCCTGCGACTGCAATGCTGTACGAAGTAATGAACGCCATTCCAAACATCATAGCCGCAGCCCTGATTCTGATTTTGGCTTATGTCGTGTCGAAACTGGTTGCGAAGCTGGTGACTGAAGTTCTGGCAGGCACAGGTGTCGATGAAGTTCCGGCTAAACTGGATCTGCAACGTTTTCTGGGTACCACTAAAATTTCTCATGTGGTCGGTTGCCTGATCATTCTGTTTACCATGCTGTTTGCTGTGTCTGAAGCGGCGAACCGTCTTGGCTTTGAACAGGTGAGTAGCCTGATTGCGATGTTCATCTACTTCGGTGCGAACATCCTGCTTGGTGCGGTGATTCTTGTAATTGGCTTCTGGCTGGCGAATGTGGTTGCGAATGTGGTGCAGCGCGGTGAATACAACAGTTCACGCTGGTTAGCCAATCTGGTTCGTGTCCTGATTATGGGCCTTGTAGTTGCCATGGGCTTACGTGCCATGGGCATTGCCGATTCGATCGTCAACCTGGCATTTGGTCTGACTCTGGGCGCAGTAGCTGTAGCGTTTGCGCTGGCATTCGGTCTCGGTGGTCGTCAGCCGGCAGAACGTGTGCTAACTGATCTGATTGATAAAGCCAAACGCGAAGCCAAAGAGCCAAATCCTGTGAAAAATGATACCGATATCATGACAGCAGCTTTTGGTTCAGGTAATGCAACTTCAGCAACTGGTTCAACTGCAACAACAGGAGCGAATATCGTGCCTACTCCAGGTCAATCTAATGATGACAATGCACCAATGAGTACTGACTTATCCAATACTACTCCTGCATCACTCACTACTGCACCGCAGGCTGATGAAGCATCAGGTATTGATCAGGTTACGCCAGATATAGATCAAGCCGTACCAGATTCACTCGACGTCGATCCGACTCATCCACCAGCCAATAATCCATTTGGCTCTACCGGTGAAGATGAACCGAATATCGATAGTCATCCTAAAAAAGATGACCCGAATTAACCTGTTCCAATCATTCAAAATCGGCCACGCTTAAGTGGTCGATTTTGTTCAGTCATGAGGAAAAATGAATGAATACAAGGAAACCTAATAAGATACTTGCTCCCTTAGTAATCGCGGGGATTACCATAGGCTTCTTTACCGCAGCTTATCGTTTTATTTTTGCTAAAACCGAAGGTAGTGAAAATGAGCAGTCTGCTATGCAAGAGTCTGAAGTAGAAGATAATAATTTAGAAAATTCTTAAAAAATTATGATTCAGAGTGCTATTTATTGATCAATATTTTATGTAATATTCAAATAAATATTAGAGTGTTTGGTCTAATATTTGCTTATTAAAAATAAATGATAAATAAAATGGAGATCATTAAAATGTTGAATACACTTAAGAATATTTTAAACCTCAGTGCAGAGCATGAAGCACCTTCCTATTTGCAAGATGCAGCTCAGAAGATGCAGCTGACGATTGACCGTCTTGAAAATACGGCCAATCTCAACCTGTTTAAAACAGACTATCTGGAGTGATCTTAAAACTGACTTTAGAACATTTATTGCTTAAACATATTCCGATGCGGCATGTGCAGATGACCATGCCCATTGGAAATTAAACCCGCCCAGATGTCCAGTCACATCCAGAATTTCACCAACAAAGAATAAACCTTTCTGTTTCTTGCTTTCCATGGTCTTAGAAGATACTTCCGTGGTATCGACACCACCTAAAGTCACTTCGGCAGTACGGTAACCTTCAGTACCTGACGGTTTCACTTCAAAGCCGTGCAGACGTTTCGCGATCTGTTCCAGTTTATCATCACTAATATTGCCAATCGAAGTTTCTGCAACTTCCGCCCAGATCAGAGTCTGTAATTCCAGTACCACGCTTTTTGGTAAATGCTCGGTGAGCAGAGTCCGTAACAAGACCTTCGGCTGGTTTTGTTTTTTGGATTTGAAGAAATCAAATAGATCCACACTTGGCAGGAAATCGACTTTAAAGCTTTGACCCACATCCCAGTAATTTGACAGCTGTAAAGAGCTTGGACCACTTAGACCACGATGGGTAAATAGTAGCGCTTCAGTAAAGCTGTTTAGCTCATTGGATAAGGTTGCTTCTACGGCATTACCACTGAGACGTGTGGTCACTTCTTTAAAATTATCCGAGAAAGTGAAAGGAACCAGACCGGCACGGGTCGGATAGATATAGTGACCAAACTGCTTGGCAATCTCATAGCCAATGCCTGAACCACCCAGTGTTGGAATGGATAGCCCCCCAGAAGCCACGACGACTGATTCAACTTCGAAATATCCTAAAGACGTCGCAACCTGGAAACCTTGATCATCTACCGCATTGACTGCTTTCACTTCACAACTAGTTTTAATCTCAACCAGACCGGTCTTGTCACATTCAGACAGCAACATTGCCAGAATTTCTTTGGCACCATTTAAGGTAAATAGTTGACCATGTTTTCGTTCTTCATATTCAATTCCATACTCGCATACCATGCCAATGAAGTCCCAGTTGGTATAACGGGTCAGGGCTGAAATGACGAAATGCGGGTTATGTGAAATGAAATTTTCCGGCTCAACGTACAGGTTGGTGAAGTTACATTTGCCACCACCAGACATCAGGATCTTCTTACCGACCTTGTTGGCTTTTTCAACCACGACAACACGACGACCACGTTGCGCAGCCATATATGCTGTCATTAAACCTGACGCACCTGCACCTATGACTAAAACATCGTATTGCTTGGAAGACATGACACACTCAAGGGAGAAGAAAAGGAAAGCATTATAGACAATTTTATTTCAGCTTTCTCTATTCATCCCGAAGCAAATTGAATTACAGATTCTCATCACACGTTCATCACAACTGATTTGAAATATGGAAATGCTGCTTCTATAGTTTTTATACATGAGGATAAAAAGCCTAAGGAGAAATACTGATGGCGAATATCGAACAATTAAAACAATATAATCTGATCACTTATATTCTGTATATTTTGGGCTTCTTTGTGGGTCTGACACCGATTGTTGCCATTATTATGAATTATCTGAAACGCAATGAAATGCGCGGTACGTGGCTGGAAAGTCATAGCGATTGGCAGATTCGAACCTTTTGGGTAAGCCTAATAGGTTATCTGGTTGGTGGCCTATTAACCACGATCCTAATTGGATTTGGGATTCTGTTTGTAGTCTTTATCTGGCACATTTACCGTTTAGCCAAAGGTTTGATGGCTTTAAATAATAATGAGCCAATCAATCCGGTTTAATTCGTATTGAGCGCAGGGATTCTGCCTTGCAAGCCACCGGTATGAATGACCAATAACTTCGAGCCAGCAGGGATGTGGCCTTTTGCAATCAGATCGGTTAAACCCATCAGCATTTTCCCGGTATAAATCTGTTCCAGTGGAATACCATGTTCAGCTTCGAAATTCTGAATAAACTGAATCAGTTCAGGTGTAGTCTTGGCATAACCACCAAAACAATAGTCATCGATAATTTGCCAGTTCTTCTTGCTGGTTAGCTGGGCAACATCTTCATTTAAGAATGAACCTTTTAAAGCAGAAAAGCCTAAAATTTGCTGATGACTCTGACTGGCTTCAATTAATCCTGTAATTGTTCCTCCAGTACCGACGGCACAGCAGATCAGATCAAATTGTTCATCATCTGGCTTTAAAATTTCCTGACAGCCTTGGATGGCAAACGTATTGGTGCCGCCTTCAGGAATCACATAATGATCTGGAAATTGTTGCTGCAATTCTGCCAAAAATTCGAATTGTTGTTTACGTCGATAATCTTCTCGGCTAACAAAATGCAGCTGCATGCCAAAGTCTTGTGCCGTCTTTAATGTTGCATTTAAAGGTTTATCTTTGAGTTCTTCACCACGAATAATGCCGACACTTTCAAAACCAAATTGCTGTGCTGCAAATGCTGTTGCTGCAATATGATTGGAATAAGCCCCACCAAAAGTCAGCAACTTGTTAAAGCCGAGTCGTTGCGCTTCCAGAAAATTATATTTCAGCTTAAAGAATTTATTGCCTGAAATCTGCGGATGCACCAGATCTAATCGGCGGATGGTCAGTTGCATGCCGTGTATAGTCAGGTTCTGGTCGATGACTTGCTGGGCAATTGAATCAAACATGGCAATCTTAAAAGTGAGAACCGTAATAGTATAACCAAGTTATGAGTACTCGAAAGTGGCTTGATTTCTATCCAGAAAATGAAATGCTGTATGATGCAGCTTGAAACAAAATAATTGAATAAAAAACAGACACAGAATGCTAATCTAGAGCCAAGGGAATCTTGTCAGGAGGGTAGCAATGAAAAACCTATCCTATGCTGTGCTCGCGTTATTATTATTCAGTCTTGCAGGCTGTGATAATGACAAAATGAATAAACCAAAAACTGAAGTCAGAACCATGATCATTGGGGGGATGCCAGTGCATGATCATGACTATCATTTGCCTAAACCGCAATTGATCGCCCAAGAGGTGCAGTAAACTTAAACTGAATATTTATTAGATAAAGTTAAGATTTCGCACCATAAAAATGCAGCATTCGTGCTGCATTTTGCTTAGAATAGCGCAATCAAGATTTAACTGAGTTATGTTGTGGAATCATTCTGGATTTTGGGCTCGATTGCCTTTGCATTAATGTTAGGCGCAATGAGTCCTGGGCCGACATCCATTTATGTGGCAAAAAATTCAATTGCTATTTCGCGTAAGCATGGCCTGTTTACGGCTTTAGGTACCGGTACCGGTGCGGCTGTTTTTGGCCTGCTCGCAGTGCTTGGCTTACAGGCATTCTTGCTGGCGGTGCCATCTGCCTATCTGGCTTTAAAAATCTGTGGTGGCATTTATTTACTGTGGCTGGCATTTAAAATTATTAAACATGCCAAAGAACCGATTGAGTCGGATGAAAATAGCAATACTCAGATGTCGTTGCGTCGAGCTTATACGACAGGTTTAATTACTCAGTTATCTAACCCAAAAATTGCGATTGTACTCGCCAGTATTTTCACGGCACTTTTACCGAAAGAAATTCCGACTTATTTCTATGTGGTACTGCCAATCCTGTGTTTCTTTATTGATGCAGGCTGGTGCTCACTGGTGGCTGTTGCATTATCAGCAGAAAAGCCACGTCGAATATATTTGAAGTTTAAAGCTGGTTTTGACCGTGCAGCAGGAGCAGTTATGACGGTACTAGGTTTAAAATTAATCTTTGGTATGAAGTAATTTTTCCTATAGAAACTCAATCTATAGATATAAAAAAGCCCCGATTATTCGGGGCTTTTTTAATTTTGTTCTTAAAAAATATTTTCTTCGGAATTAGCCGAGATCCGGTGAATAGATAAATCCGCACCGGTAAATTCTTCTTCCTGACTCAAGCGAATACCGATTAATACTTTCAGCAGGCCATAGACCAGGAATCCACCTGCCAGAGCGACAATAATGGCTAAAACTGTGCCGAATAGCTGTGCAATGAATGACACTCCACCCATGCCACCGAGCCATTGCTGACCGAAAATACCCACAGCAATCCCACCGAAAGCACCACATACCCCATGCAAAGGCCAGACGCCTAGTACATCATCCACTTTGAGTTTATTTTGGGTGTAGGTAAACAGTTTCACGAAAATTACGCCAGCACTAATTCCGATAAATAATGCACCCAGTGGATGTACAACATCAGAGCCTGCACAGATCGCCACCAGACCCGCTAATGGTCCATTATGCAGGAAGCCTGGGTCATCTTTACCAGCGACTTTGGCTGCAATAGTTCCACCGACCATTGCCATTAAAGAGTTAATCGCCACCAGTCCAGAAATCGCATCAAGACGCTGTGCACTCATCACATTAAAACCAAACCAGCCGACAATCAGAATCCATGAACCTAAAGCCAGGAATGGAATCGATGAAGGAGGATGTGCGGTAATCTTGCCATCATTTTTATAGCGACCATGACGTGCACCGAGCAGAATCACCGCAGCCAGTGCAATCCAGCCGCCCATGGCATGCACCACCACTGAGCCAGCGAAATCATGGAAGCTGGCACCAAATGCCTGAGCCAACCAGTCCTGAAAACCAAAGTTCCCATTCCAGATCATGCCTTCAAAAAACGGATAGATCAGGGCAACCAGAAATAACGTCGCTAAGGCCTGTGAGCGCATTTTAGCTCGCTCAGCAATACCACCAGAAATAATCGCTGGAATGGCTGCAGCAAAGGTCAGCAGGAAGAAACAGCGCATCAGGTTATAACCATGATCGGCTGCCAAAGTATTGGCATCATGGAAAAAATGCTGACCATAGGCAATATAGTAGCCCACCAAAAAGTAAGCGATGGCGGAGATGGAAAAGTCAGTTAAAATTTTACTTAAGGCATTCACCTGATTTTTATGTCGAACTGTCCCTAGTTCTAAAAATGCAAATCCTGCATGCATGGCAAGCACTAGAACTGCACCGAGAAGGAGAAATAACAAGTCTATATTTTGCATTGTGCGTTCCAAATTAGTGCGTAGAATCACAAAAGAAATCCAGTATATAGAGGCAAGCTGATTCTAAAAGAGGCACAAACACGGGAAATTTTGATAAAGAATTTCTTGAAATTGATAAGACTCGATATAAAGCACAATGTGATTTTTCTGCACCAAACTAAGACATATTAAGAAAAGATAAAGTTTGAATTTATATTTTATTTTTAATGATTTAGGTTTATTACACTAATTTTAGTGCTAAAAATGAGTGCTAAAGGTGCACATTCAATGCGAAGAAATTTTTAAATAAAAATTTAAATAAATTAAATGAAATAGCAAATTTTAATCATCAAGTTGCATTTGATTTTTAAATTTAAGATTCGTAGAAACTGTAGTCCAGCATCTATAAAATAAATGAAACCCTAAAATTTTAGGGTTTCAGATTTAGAATATTGTAATCGGAGTATTCTCTTAATCTTTAAAATGTACCGGAATCCACTGATAGCTCTTTCCATCTTTTGAGTAAATATGACCGATTCCCGGGAATGGTAAATGTGGCGCTGCAATGGTCTGACCTTGCTTCGCATATTCAGCAAAATGCTTCAAACGGGTTTGTACCGCAGTTTGAGGGTCCACATCGAATTCTATTGCTGTTTCAGGTTTGTCGAATTGCAAGGTATGCGAATGTACGATGTCACCCACAAATACCACTTCTTGACCATCGGCTTTGAGTTTAAAGCTGTAATGTCCTGGGGTATGACCAAAGGATGGCTTAAATTCGACGCCACCAAATGCTAAAGATTTATCTGAGAAGACTTTCACTTTTTTAGCTTTTTCATAAGGAGCGAGTGCAGCTTTAATTTTCTCTACTGTGCCTAAGAAACCTTCCTGTTTGTCTTTCGGTAGTTTCTTAACAGTATTTGGACTCAGCCAGTAGTCATATTCGGTTTTGGAAATATGCAAAGTCGCATTTGGATAATTCGCTACGCCATTGTTTGAAATACCGCAGACATGGTCAGGGTGTAAGTGCGTCAGGAAAATGTCATTCACTTGCGTAGGCTGATAACCTGAAGCTTTAAGATTGTTATAAATTGAACCTAAATGTTCGCCAAAGCAGCTTGCTGCACCGCTATCGACCATGAGCAGTTGCTTGCCTGTATTGATTAAAAAGGCGTTGACTGAGGTTTGAATGCCTTTGTCATTTACAGCAGCGTATTTTTTTAGAATCTCAGATTTTTCAGTGTCACTTAAGCCTTTAAACATGGATGGATTTAAATAGTTTGTTCCATCAAGCAGGGCTGTGATTTGGGTATTACCGATTTGGTGATGGTAATAGCCAGCGACTTGTTTTTGAGTTGCGATGGTTGTTGGTTCAATTGCGTGGGACGTGAGGGCTATGGTGCTTAGAGCGAGTGTGAGGAATAGGGGTTTTAAAGTTTTCATAGGATTTTATAAGTTTTGAAGGGTTACTTCTTTTTTATCATATTTATTAAGGAAGTTTAAAATTAGTTGGAAGCTCCTTCTCCCTATGGGAGAAGGTTGGGATGAGGGCTATGACCACTATTTTGTTATCTGCCTTACTTTTGAAGGATCAAAAGTAACAAAAATCCTTTGTTCTTTAGAGGGCACGTCCGTGTGCCCCTAACGAACGGGCGACATCCATGTCGCAGGTCATTTAATGTTATGCTGCTTTAAGCTTATTTAATTTCTTTGAAACTATTTTTTATTAGATCAATTAATTCATCTTTATATTTAGAATCTAAATTTAATTTAGCTTGATTTTTTTTAGCAACTAATTCTTCTTGATATGGGTAAGGTTGACCTAATTCTAAAGATGATTTTTTAATAAATTCAAAAGCTTTTTTGCTATAACCTTCTATTTCAGGAAGTAAGTAGATTTCATTAATTTGTATATTTTCAATTTTGATAAATTCATTTTTATTTTTATTTTTATTTTTAATAGATTCTAAGTTATTAAGTATTTTCAGTTGGACTAAATCAAACTGATTTTTATCAAATTCATTTAATAGGCTTTCTTTAAGAACTTTTTCCTTAACTTCACTAAAACATGGAGCAAGATCGTAATCTAAACGATCAGAGTATTCTGGAATTTCTGTCAGAGGATTTAGTACACATGCAAAAATATAAGTTGTCTGCAAATCCTTAATGTAATTTTTTTTAAGTACGGAATATTGTGTCGCAACTTGATTATTAATTTTTTTTAATTCTATGGTTTTTTCTGCAATTTGTTCTTCTAAAACAGCTTTCCCATATAGTGGTATAACCGTATACCAAATTGTAAAAATAGCTGATAAAAGAAGTCCAATCTGCGAAAGATGACTAAATCTACTTAATGTTTTGTCTAGATCAATCTTCATTATTAATTTATTTAGGTGGTAGTTATGGATAATTATATAGAAAAATCATAAAGTTGTGAAAGTTTACTTGTGGCGGATCAAAATTAAGGTAATGCCTACGCAATGAAAATTGAGTTTTAATCGTAAAGCAGGGCAGTGATTTAATAAATCCTATCCCTAACCCTCTACTTTAAAAAAGGAGAGGGAACTTAAAGGCATAAAAAAGCCCCTACAACGTAGAGGCTTTTTCTTATCTTAATCTAACAATTAAGACACTTTATCACCTGGTTTAGCACCAGATTCAGGTGAAATCACCCAAACACCTTCGCCATTACCAGCCGCAAGTACCATACCGTTAGAGATACCAAAACGCATTTTACGTGGCGCAAGGTTAGCGACCATCACCACCAATTTACCTTTCAGGTCTTCAGGTTGGTAGAACTCACGAATACCGCTAAATACGTTACGTGGTTCGGCTTCACCGACATTCAGAGTTAATTGAAGCAGCTTGTCAGAACCTTCAACCGTTGCAGCCTCTAAAACTTCAGCTACACGCAGGTCAACTTTCATAAAGTCTTCAATGCCAATAACTTCAGCTTCGCCTGATTGTAAGGTCTTAACAGTTTCTTTACGCTTTTCCTTAGCATCTTTTTTCTTTTCAGCTTTTGGCGCTTCAGCAGCAGCTAAAGAATCTTTAGATGCATCTACCATGGCAGCCACAGCTTTCGGATCAACACGTTGCATCAATGGTTGGAACAATGCAATTTCGTGAGCTGTTAAGATTTCAGTACGTGAAGCAAAGTCGAAAGAAGCCAGTTTCAGGAAGTCCTGAACTTG encodes:
- the eutC gene encoding ethanolamine ammonia-lyase subunit EutC, which gives rise to MKLVPDVQFQSQLQDNPWQQLKAYTDARIALGRAGGSLPTRPSLEFQLAHAQAKDAVLKPLDTEQLKENLGKIDLPILEIESQAVDKDLYLKRPDLGRILSAESRTMLQQYRAEYQNNWDVVIVAGDGLSARAIEENTPHFIPALIEACKAQGWSIAPLIIARGSRVALGDEVAEILKAKMLVMLIGERPGLSSPDSMGIYYTYNAFKGCHDALRNCISNVRPAGLSYPLAIQRLVALMQKSCVLQLSGVQLKDEHETPAEVQHEPSKRLF
- a CDS encoding mechanosensitive ion channel; protein product: MNEYMRGPGGYDAMYYWEQFHPILSAVAILLIGWVIALLVSAGVKKVLQKLGTNERLSHATGHRSNIENIITRIVFWLILIMAVIGALNVLNLTNVSGPFSNMIQRFLLFIPQLLAAIAVGFIGWIVANLVKVGLQKLLDRTQLDEKLSSEIGVKPLSENISEIIYWLILLLFLPIVLSILGLSGLLYPVQNMVNDVVGYLPNIFIAGVIIFVGYILAKIVRGIVEGLLRSLNVQQQAEKVGIFKNSNVPQVIGSFIFAVVIITALIIAFEALGIEAISQPATAMLYEVMNAIPNIIAAALILILAYVVSKLVAKLVTEVLAGTGVDEVPAKLDLQRFLGTTKISHVVGCLIILFTMLFAVSEAANRLGFEQVSSLIAMFIYFGANILLGAVILVIGFWLANVVANVVQRGEYNSSRWLANLVRVLIMGLVVAMGLRAMGIADSIVNLAFGLTLGAVAVAFALAFGLGGRQPAERVLTDLIDKAKREAKEPNPVKNDTDIMTAAFGSGNATSATGSTATTGANIVPTPGQSNDDNAPMSTDLSNTTPASLTTAPQADEASGIDQVTPDIDQAVPDSLDVDPTHPPANNPFGSTGEDEPNIDSHPKKDDPN
- a CDS encoding NAD(P)/FAD-dependent oxidoreductase gives rise to the protein MSSKQYDVLVIGAGASGLMTAYMAAQRGRRVVVVEKANKVGKKILMSGGGKCNFTNLYVEPENFISHNPHFVISALTRYTNWDFIGMVCEYGIEYEERKHGQLFTLNGAKEILAMLLSECDKTGLVEIKTSCEVKAVNAVDDQGFQVATSLGYFEVESVVVASGGLSIPTLGGSGIGYEIAKQFGHYIYPTRAGLVPFTFSDNFKEVTTRLSGNAVEATLSNELNSFTEALLFTHRGLSGPSSLQLSNYWDVGQSFKVDFLPSVDLFDFFKSKKQNQPKVLLRTLLTEHLPKSVVLELQTLIWAEVAETSIGNISDDKLEQIAKRLHGFEVKPSGTEGYRTAEVTLGGVDTTEVSSKTMESKKQKGLFFVGEILDVTGHLGGFNFQWAWSSAHAASEYV
- a CDS encoding DUF4870 family protein translates to MANIEQLKQYNLITYILYILGFFVGLTPIVAIIMNYLKRNEMRGTWLESHSDWQIRTFWVSLIGYLVGGLLTTILIGFGILFVVFIWHIYRLAKGLMALNNNEPINPV
- a CDS encoding 1-aminocyclopropane-1-carboxylate deaminase/D-cysteine desulfhydrase, producing the protein MFDSIAQQVIDQNLTIHGMQLTIRRLDLVHPQISGNKFFKLKYNFLEAQRLGFNKLLTFGGAYSNHIAATAFAAQQFGFESVGIIRGEELKDKPLNATLKTAQDFGMQLHFVSREDYRRKQQFEFLAELQQQFPDHYVIPEGGTNTFAIQGCQEILKPDDEQFDLICCAVGTGGTITGLIEASQSHQQILGFSALKGSFLNEDVAQLTSKKNWQIIDDYCFGGYAKTTPELIQFIQNFEAEHGIPLEQIYTGKMLMGLTDLIAKGHIPAGSKLLVIHTGGLQGRIPALNTN
- a CDS encoding NF038215 family lipoprotein; translated protein: MKNLSYAVLALLLFSLAGCDNDKMNKPKTEVRTMIIGGMPVHDHDYHLPKPQLIAQEVQ
- a CDS encoding LysE family translocator, which produces MESFWILGSIAFALMLGAMSPGPTSIYVAKNSIAISRKHGLFTALGTGTGAAVFGLLAVLGLQAFLLAVPSAYLALKICGGIYLLWLAFKIIKHAKEPIESDENSNTQMSLRRAYTTGLITQLSNPKIAIVLASIFTALLPKEIPTYFYVVLPILCFFIDAGWCSLVAVALSAEKPRRIYLKFKAGFDRAAGAVMTVLGLKLIFGMK
- a CDS encoding ammonium transporter, with product MQNIDLLFLLLGAVLVLAMHAGFAFLELGTVRHKNQVNALSKILTDFSISAIAYFLVGYYIAYGQHFFHDANTLAADHGYNLMRCFFLLTFAAAIPAIISGGIAERAKMRSQALATLFLVALIYPFFEGMIWNGNFGFQDWLAQAFGASFHDFAGSVVVHAMGGWIALAAVILLGARHGRYKNDGKITAHPPSSIPFLALGSWILIVGWFGFNVMSAQRLDAISGLVAINSLMAMVGGTIAAKVAGKDDPGFLHNGPLAGLVAICAGSDVVHPLGALFIGISAGVIFVKLFTYTQNKLKVDDVLGVWPLHGVCGAFGGIAVGIFGQQWLGGMGGVSFIAQLFGTVLAIIVALAGGFLVYGLLKVLIGIRLSQEEEFTGADLSIHRISANSEENIF
- a CDS encoding MBL fold metallo-hydrolase, which gives rise to MKTLKPLFLTLALSTIALTSHAIEPTTIATQKQVAGYYHHQIGNTQITALLDGTNYLNPSMFKGLSDTEKSEILKKYAAVNDKGIQTSVNAFLINTGKQLLMVDSGAASCFGEHLGSIYNNLKASGYQPTQVNDIFLTHLHPDHVCGISNNGVANYPNATLHISKTEYDYWLSPNTVKKLPKDKQEGFLGTVEKIKAALAPYEKAKKVKVFSDKSLAFGGVEFKPSFGHTPGHYSFKLKADGQEVVFVGDIVHSHTLQFDKPETAIEFDVDPQTAVQTRLKHFAEYAKQGQTIAAPHLPFPGIGHIYSKDGKSYQWIPVHFKD